The following proteins come from a genomic window of Deltaproteobacteria bacterium:
- a CDS encoding aminotransferase class I/II-fold pyridoxal phosphate-dependent enzyme, whose translation MQQAGALMEQVKTLKSLAATMQEGRIYTHLIPEIDKILALPDPDDLAEASISEREAVARQVREYEQSFDSLGFSLLNQIMPSTGVSNIFRIVQAADDFNNRLKKHVGITYEINGKQQTLDARHIDALTRYSLSIGTPPVTAHMRDVVSRIVFGKEIKSLYGYVETLGVNHEQYILLIKSLARLIDSSLHYNTNAEERAFLVDATEFVNFEGANLFNRVVITESPKRVIDLIQKHVFDKFGPSGVNPVRLVPGIDRLDDELIAHMRAEPNQVFVTRVTRIPHGVFSCEMGLTNKWRSIIGRLILIDCSERARLSNTTIVYTLFPHVVQTLRNIQTRFAGRPANTQLVLRQILERFSPDVLDCIGDALDSACSRLEDLGILTANIDEIRAYEWRRDDLFDYLTFKKMCRMVRFITRLARGDDEARQRMGEEIAKNAAQKWMKYFYSSLNPKVYTATLVPGGGRGALTLIGEFHREQVRKAVADFCSHDLAICRQRLIELKRELSIPEESSDEIKAAIKQSQLLALAPTQWDASKLNVSKTDYLTKSLFYRAAHAAGRLTRKTEESLEKAAYGNFTGGVAALLKNTMSKFGLGALHGHLEHNFGSQVSNYDRKVRKLLTPFHEAVRSAQRAMDDLRGEIDPTAVGEIEALLKVIERGSFYPILIMPAMSWSYDDVFPEKYFPASDIIRVPLNRYYELDPVALLSKIEELRYSLRRFPEVFYLYCRSMILVLNTPHNPTGVTYRRESILRLLQLASEYGITILDDNAYHKLVTRDYKAREGDLCVAQIYEHYRDQISKSVRIITIGATTKGLQGSGDRTGIIHSNYPEAVEYAHKNASAPHLMSLYLTLLKLENGLAVKRYTHELEKLAGRIVDLTSYGPIWATQKELLTGTLAHISQDDFPVIVFAKLLDGYDHILRLQQRGASIRHLSEALSNVVRSLKKLRLEVRLRRDVQKRIDALLCAHQKVIPDTELIPPSGAFYACFKLVQNDDNRNIHEFLNAIARYRKVDVTYAGKGFIRASLGGLVIGDYKSYIRFEKTLEVYLKILTHYWNEFEKLDRDVEKLKDLFKVGGPDEMQHLLHDLEAIFTIEGYKKPIKGMGVRPSEWGSVYCIEEGKSIADKVFIKWQPCNSVDEMIDSRTFRVLYRRLLKKVCRRHPELLDLTFTEIQKQYGPLACLSAYYDRQLIDPVFRQLLTDIYNEWHGASTIKVLTAELKTNNYSEKVATLHGLHSRLNVLINELMYAFEIPENKVTATTTFEIGYEELSNIKANSNLPEYLQHIVQGTIFAGATAALDPDPKSVTGAVKRVSDYRYGFILRHGSDDSTGSVKPELSLLQSRLSRFAETADLDSYVCKAIPVGPFKILLVMHKSYFQFISDEMRLFPQIPEMQLREKLNGSDWDAVLLFGIPAKCMGESYKTGYIIDKKTDGRILPTAWVAREEDTDYFGFFKKSILTLHNELVKALGGMPVHGAMITITFKNGLRKTLVFSADSGTGKSETITAMMDQLASGDEIANQLKSIDILAGDMLSLWCGEDRQVYAFGTEQGDFMRLTDITESWKRRFGDLLKRGSYSNLDHPKNPRVTIPGICNPNKFLSPTRVNGFFYINNYEPVYGSSVELSDDPHYVLKNTLVRGLRKNKGTAGDQPSLRAGLEFAGRSDLVVRYRHTIDDLLEWHEAKIQGRFYTCLGYRNGADDVFTAHEVISAAFINQSFVYNDKPLAIDRVDYDVLKNVYMLMCNNGMSIVLSREVYDQIYEPLVSTFCGNPFVHPEGMDKVLEVFADIIREAKIHTGVIKTQLARNGYEFSGAAKAARDIVTFLLEDEEVSSRFQRNKDKVLQAMQSTFGGILEDGTNLPIELEGYNLLLLEAHESTHVTFVDDDHNRFTLSTPFYRYEPSNDRYAPREFAPAIAVPEMINAIEDICQNLDYEIDLSDFHADLCAYDRIRFWNSREELVFQILLINGVISIGASENEVARFPLEVRKANHIAAAILARRSPELGTWVPRFKVASTG comes from the coding sequence ATGCAACAAGCTGGCGCTCTGATGGAGCAAGTTAAAACTCTGAAATCACTTGCGGCCACCATGCAAGAAGGCCGTATTTATACACATCTCATTCCTGAGATTGATAAAATCTTAGCACTCCCTGATCCTGATGATCTTGCTGAAGCAAGTATTAGTGAGCGTGAAGCAGTTGCCCGGCAAGTACGTGAATATGAACAATCTTTCGATTCACTGGGCTTCTCGCTGCTTAATCAGATCATGCCGTCAACCGGCGTATCAAATATATTCCGTATTGTTCAAGCTGCTGATGATTTTAATAATCGCCTAAAAAAACACGTTGGCATTACCTACGAAATCAATGGCAAACAGCAAACACTTGATGCCCGCCATATTGATGCACTCACTCGCTATAGCCTATCAATCGGAACCCCTCCGGTAACTGCGCACATGCGAGATGTTGTTTCTCGCATTGTTTTTGGCAAAGAAATAAAATCTCTTTATGGTTATGTTGAAACCCTCGGCGTCAACCATGAACAATATATCTTATTAATAAAATCATTAGCGCGACTGATTGATTCTAGCTTGCATTACAATACTAATGCTGAAGAACGAGCTTTTCTTGTTGATGCTACTGAATTCGTCAATTTCGAAGGTGCAAATCTATTTAATCGTGTAGTAATCACTGAAAGCCCCAAAAGGGTTATTGATCTAATTCAAAAGCATGTGTTTGATAAATTCGGTCCCAGTGGCGTAAACCCCGTACGACTAGTGCCAGGTATAGATCGGCTTGACGATGAGTTAATTGCTCATATGCGAGCAGAACCTAACCAAGTATTCGTAACCCGTGTTACCCGTATTCCACATGGTGTCTTCTCCTGTGAAATGGGACTCACTAACAAGTGGCGTAGTATAATTGGGCGCCTTATATTAATTGATTGTTCAGAAAGAGCACGTTTATCTAATACTACTATAGTATACACACTATTTCCTCATGTTGTGCAAACCCTGCGTAATATCCAAACTAGATTCGCTGGGCGACCTGCTAATACCCAACTAGTCTTACGACAAATTCTTGAACGTTTTTCCCCTGATGTGCTCGACTGTATTGGTGATGCTCTCGATAGTGCCTGCAGTAGATTAGAAGATTTAGGTATTCTCACTGCGAATATTGATGAAATTCGTGCTTATGAATGGCGACGAGATGATTTGTTTGATTATCTCACCTTTAAAAAAATGTGCCGTATGGTGCGCTTTATAACTCGACTTGCTCGCGGCGATGATGAAGCGCGGCAACGTATGGGTGAAGAAATCGCCAAAAACGCAGCACAAAAATGGATGAAATATTTTTATAGTAGCCTTAATCCTAAGGTATATACCGCCACCTTAGTTCCAGGTGGTGGCCGTGGTGCTTTAACACTAATAGGCGAATTTCATCGTGAACAAGTACGCAAAGCCGTTGCTGACTTCTGCTCACACGACCTCGCCATTTGTCGACAACGATTAATCGAACTTAAACGTGAACTATCAATTCCAGAAGAAAGTTCTGATGAAATTAAGGCAGCAATCAAACAATCACAATTACTAGCACTTGCACCTACCCAATGGGATGCTTCAAAACTTAATGTTAGCAAGACAGATTATTTAACTAAAAGTCTTTTCTATCGTGCTGCTCACGCTGCTGGTCGTCTTACTCGTAAGACCGAAGAGAGTTTAGAAAAAGCAGCTTATGGCAATTTCACCGGTGGAGTTGCTGCACTTTTGAAAAACACTATGAGCAAATTTGGTCTTGGAGCGCTTCACGGTCATCTTGAACATAACTTTGGTTCGCAAGTATCAAACTATGATCGCAAAGTACGTAAGCTTCTTACACCGTTTCATGAAGCTGTCAGATCCGCACAACGCGCCATGGATGATTTGCGCGGTGAAATTGATCCGACCGCAGTCGGAGAAATTGAAGCGTTATTAAAAGTTATTGAACGTGGTTCGTTTTATCCTATTTTAATTATGCCCGCAATGTCGTGGAGCTATGATGATGTCTTTCCTGAAAAGTATTTTCCCGCTTCAGATATTATCCGTGTCCCTCTTAATAGATACTATGAACTTGATCCCGTAGCACTACTTAGTAAGATCGAAGAGCTACGATACTCATTACGTCGTTTTCCTGAAGTATTCTATTTGTATTGTCGTAGTATGATACTGGTACTAAATACTCCTCATAATCCTACTGGTGTAACTTATCGTCGTGAATCTATTTTACGCTTGCTTCAACTTGCAAGTGAATATGGGATTACAATTCTTGATGATAATGCTTACCACAAATTAGTAACTCGCGATTATAAAGCGCGTGAAGGTGACCTTTGTGTCGCCCAAATTTATGAACATTATCGCGACCAAATTTCAAAATCAGTTCGTATTATTACTATTGGGGCGACTACGAAAGGATTACAAGGCTCAGGAGATCGTACCGGTATAATACATTCTAACTATCCAGAGGCTGTTGAATACGCCCATAAAAATGCGTCTGCCCCGCATTTAATGTCTCTATATTTAACATTGCTTAAGCTAGAAAACGGTCTTGCGGTCAAACGTTACACTCACGAGCTTGAAAAGCTTGCAGGCCGTATTGTTGATTTGACTTCTTATGGACCTATATGGGCTACACAAAAAGAACTGCTTACCGGAACCTTGGCTCATATTAGTCAAGATGACTTTCCTGTAATAGTATTTGCCAAATTGCTTGATGGTTATGATCACATTTTACGACTGCAACAACGCGGCGCAAGTATTCGACATTTATCTGAAGCTTTAAGTAATGTAGTACGCTCATTAAAAAAATTGCGTCTTGAAGTACGTTTACGTCGTGATGTACAAAAACGTATTGATGCACTGCTTTGTGCGCATCAAAAAGTTATACCTGATACTGAATTAATTCCACCGAGCGGTGCATTTTATGCCTGTTTCAAACTCGTTCAAAATGACGATAATCGTAACATTCACGAGTTTTTAAATGCTATCGCACGTTATCGCAAAGTTGATGTTACTTATGCTGGTAAAGGTTTCATTCGCGCCTCTTTAGGCGGCTTAGTTATAGGTGATTATAAAAGTTACATCCGTTTTGAAAAAACCCTAGAAGTCTACCTTAAAATATTAACCCACTACTGGAATGAGTTTGAAAAGCTTGACCGCGATGTTGAAAAGCTTAAGGACCTTTTTAAAGTGGGTGGACCAGATGAAATGCAACATCTGCTTCATGATCTTGAAGCTATTTTCACCATTGAAGGTTACAAAAAGCCAATTAAAGGTATGGGAGTTAGACCGAGCGAATGGGGTTCGGTCTATTGTATTGAAGAAGGCAAGTCAATCGCCGATAAAGTATTTATCAAATGGCAACCATGCAATTCTGTTGATGAGATGATTGATAGCCGAACTTTTCGTGTGCTATATCGCCGCTTACTTAAAAAAGTCTGTCGTCGTCATCCCGAACTATTAGATTTAACTTTTACCGAAATACAAAAACAATATGGTCCACTAGCGTGCTTATCTGCTTATTATGACCGTCAACTTATTGATCCGGTATTTCGACAATTACTCACAGATATTTATAATGAATGGCATGGCGCTAGTACTATTAAAGTACTTACAGCCGAGCTCAAGACTAACAACTATAGTGAAAAGGTAGCGACCCTACATGGTTTGCATAGTCGTCTTAATGTATTAATCAATGAACTAATGTATGCTTTTGAAATTCCTGAAAACAAGGTAACCGCTACTACTACTTTTGAAATCGGCTATGAAGAACTATCCAATATAAAAGCTAACTCCAATCTACCTGAATATCTTCAACATATAGTTCAGGGCACTATTTTTGCTGGCGCTACCGCTGCATTAGATCCTGATCCGAAATCAGTAACAGGTGCAGTCAAGCGAGTGTCAGATTATCGCTATGGTTTTATTTTACGCCATGGTTCGGATGATTCAACTGGCAGTGTTAAACCTGAATTGTCTTTGCTGCAATCAAGACTTAGCCGCTTTGCTGAAACCGCTGATTTAGACAGTTACGTTTGTAAAGCTATCCCCGTTGGTCCCTTTAAAATACTTCTTGTTATGCACAAGTCTTATTTTCAATTTATTAGCGATGAAATGCGTTTGTTCCCACAAATCCCAGAAATGCAACTACGTGAAAAACTAAATGGTTCCGACTGGGATGCAGTATTGCTTTTTGGTATACCTGCTAAATGCATGGGTGAAAGTTATAAAACCGGGTATATAATTGATAAAAAGACTGATGGACGTATCTTACCAACTGCATGGGTCGCTAGAGAAGAAGATACTGATTATTTTGGCTTTTTTAAAAAATCAATCCTAACTTTACACAATGAACTAGTTAAAGCCCTAGGTGGCATGCCGGTGCATGGCGCTATGATTACCATTACCTTTAAAAATGGTTTACGCAAAACTTTAGTATTCAGTGCTGACAGCGGCACAGGTAAAAGTGAAACTATTACAGCTATGATGGATCAGTTAGCTTCTGGTGATGAAATAGCTAACCAACTAAAAAGCATAGATATTTTAGCTGGTGATATGTTGTCATTGTGGTGCGGCGAAGATCGTCAAGTTTATGCTTTTGGTACTGAGCAAGGTGATTTTATGCGCCTAACAGATATAACCGAAAGCTGGAAAAGACGTTTTGGTGATTTGTTAAAAAGAGGTAGCTACTCAAATCTTGATCATCCTAAAAACCCACGCGTTACTATACCGGGGATTTGCAACCCTAATAAATTCTTATCACCCACTCGTGTAAATGGCTTTTTCTATATCAACAACTATGAACCGGTTTATGGTTCATCGGTTGAATTAAGCGACGACCCTCATTATGTTTTAAAAAATACACTTGTTCGTGGATTGCGTAAAAATAAAGGTACTGCTGGTGATCAACCATCGCTGCGTGCTGGCTTAGAGTTCGCCGGGCGCTCAGATTTAGTAGTGCGGTACCGTCATACCATTGATGATTTACTTGAATGGCATGAAGCTAAAATTCAAGGCAGATTTTATACATGCTTGGGCTACCGCAATGGCGCCGATGATGTCTTCACTGCCCACGAAGTTATTTCAGCAGCTTTTATAAATCAAAGCTTTGTCTATAATGATAAACCATTAGCTATTGATCGTGTCGACTACGATGTATTGAAAAATGTTTATATGTTGATGTGTAATAATGGTATGAGCATTGTACTTTCTCGTGAAGTCTATGACCAAATCTACGAGCCCTTAGTTTCTACTTTTTGTGGCAATCCCTTTGTTCATCCAGAAGGAATGGATAAAGTACTTGAAGTATTCGCCGATATTATCCGCGAAGCAAAAATACATACCGGCGTTATTAAAACCCAATTGGCTCGAAATGGTTATGAGTTTAGCGGTGCAGCTAAAGCCGCGCGTGATATTGTAACGTTTCTTTTAGAAGATGAAGAAGTAAGCTCACGTTTTCAACGCAATAAAGATAAAGTGTTACAAGCTATGCAAAGCACTTTTGGTGGCATACTTGAAGATGGCACTAATCTGCCTATAGAGCTTGAAGGCTACAATCTCTTATTGCTTGAAGCACACGAGTCAACTCACGTAACTTTTGTTGATGATGATCACAATCGTTTCACCTTATCAACACCATTTTATCGTTATGAGCCAAGCAATGATCGTTATGCACCTCGTGAATTCGCTCCTGCCATTGCAGTGCCAGAAATGATTAACGCTATTGAAGATATTTGCCAAAATCTTGATTATGAAATCGACCTTTCAGATTTTCATGCTGATCTCTGCGCTTATGATCGCATTCGCTTCTGGAACAGTCGTGAAGAATTAGTATTTCAAATCTTACTAATCAATGGCGTAATCTCTATCGGTGCTTCTGAAAACGAAGTTGCGCGTTTCCCTTTAGAGGTACGTAAAGCCAACCATATCGCTGCAGCGATCCTTGCAAGACGCTCACCTGAATTGGGAACTTGGGTACCTCGCTTTAAAGTTGCCTCAACCGGTTAA
- a CDS encoding rod shape-determining protein — MFSNDLAIDLGTSNTLIYVKGKGIVCDEPSVVAVQNDGRGARKILAVGREAKEMLGRTPGAVTAIRPIQGGVIADFEVTEAMLRYFITKAHNRRALVKPRIVICVPNGITEVEKRAVRESAESAGAREVHLMEEPMAAAIGAELPVAEASGNMIVDIGGGTTEVAVLSLAGIVYSRSIRVGGDKMDEAIIQFVKRRYNLLIGERTAEQIKIEIGNAYPFESLRTITIKGRDMIAGVPRTIELTSDEAREALNEPVTAIIEAIRVALERTPPELAADIVDKGIVLAGGGALLSNLDVVLREETRLPVMIADDPLSCVVLGSGRVLDQLELLKQVAIH, encoded by the coding sequence ATGTTCTCAAACGATCTGGCGATCGACCTTGGAACATCAAATACGCTTATTTATGTTAAAGGTAAGGGAATTGTATGTGATGAACCATCGGTCGTTGCTGTACAAAACGATGGTCGTGGCGCGCGAAAGATTTTAGCAGTTGGCCGCGAAGCTAAAGAAATGCTTGGGCGTACACCAGGCGCAGTAACTGCAATTAGGCCTATTCAAGGCGGGGTTATAGCTGATTTTGAGGTAACTGAAGCTATGCTTCGCTACTTCATAACCAAAGCACACAACCGCAGAGCTTTGGTTAAACCGCGAATAGTAATTTGTGTGCCTAATGGAATAACTGAGGTTGAAAAACGAGCAGTACGCGAAAGTGCCGAAAGTGCAGGGGCTCGTGAGGTTCATTTAATGGAAGAACCCATGGCTGCTGCTATAGGTGCTGAACTGCCGGTTGCTGAAGCTTCGGGGAATATGATTGTTGATATTGGCGGTGGTACTACTGAAGTGGCGGTTTTATCACTTGCAGGTATTGTATATAGTCGTTCAATACGAGTTGGTGGTGATAAAATGGATGAGGCAATTATTCAATTTGTTAAGCGTCGTTATAATCTGCTTATTGGTGAGCGTACTGCTGAGCAAATAAAAATTGAAATTGGTAATGCATATCCCTTTGAATCGTTGCGTACGATAACGATTAAAGGTCGTGATATGATTGCAGGTGTACCTCGTACCATTGAACTAACTAGTGATGAAGCTCGCGAGGCCCTTAATGAGCCAGTGACGGCCATCATTGAAGCTATACGTGTTGCACTCGAGCGTACTCCGCCCGAGTTGGCTGCAGATATTGTGGATAAGGGCATTGTCCTCGCCGGTGGTGGCGCATTGCTTTCAAATCTCGATGTAGTGTTACGAGAAGAAACACGGCTGCCGGTGATGATTGCTGACGACCCCTTATCATGTGTGGTGCTTGGTAGTGGCCGGGTGCTAGATCAATTAGAACTTTTAAAACAAGTAGCGATCCATTAA
- the mreC gene encoding rod shape-determining protein MreC: protein MVLALPLLLYVSNAKNPREQNPFDRVLVFVSGPIQWLTVATLDGTNYLWHSYINLISVQKDNDNLRIENAKLKRELAVVKEQRLENIRLRALLGLRQKVPQLQMLYAKVVAVSPTPMFRSLRIDRGLKDGVKVGAAVVNYDGVIGRIAIANESWSDVILLVDANSSTDVLVRRTRVRARIRGNGDDSQLSINVEALARSADIEPGDTIVTSGVGTTFPKGLTIGTVMGVKRGAFGLYQSAQLKPSVDFSRIEEVLVITSNFSSNTTFEDDPEVSDSWGPLIDTPAKETNISAVGEGK from the coding sequence TTGGTTTTGGCGTTACCGCTGCTGCTATACGTGTCTAATGCAAAAAATCCCCGTGAACAAAACCCATTTGATCGAGTGTTGGTTTTTGTTTCAGGACCAATTCAGTGGCTGACTGTTGCAACATTAGATGGCACTAATTATCTGTGGCATAGTTATATCAACCTTATAAGTGTACAAAAAGACAATGATAACTTGCGTATCGAAAATGCAAAGTTAAAAAGAGAGTTAGCTGTTGTAAAAGAGCAACGATTAGAAAATATACGCCTACGCGCATTGTTAGGGTTACGACAAAAAGTGCCACAATTGCAAATGCTATATGCCAAAGTAGTGGCAGTTTCACCGACACCAATGTTTCGCTCTTTGCGAATTGATCGTGGTTTAAAAGACGGAGTTAAAGTAGGCGCTGCAGTGGTAAATTATGATGGTGTAATTGGCCGTATTGCAATCGCTAATGAGTCTTGGTCTGATGTAATATTACTTGTTGATGCAAATAGTTCAACTGATGTTTTAGTGCGCAGAACTCGTGTGCGTGCCCGCATTCGTGGCAATGGCGATGATAGTCAATTAAGTATAAATGTTGAAGCATTGGCACGTTCAGCGGATATCGAACCTGGTGATACCATCGTTACCAGCGGTGTTGGCACTACGTTTCCGAAGGGTTTAACCATTGGAACAGTTATGGGTGTCAAACGTGGCGCTTTTGGTCTCTATCAAAGCGCTCAATTAAAACCCAGCGTTGATTTCAGCAGAATCGAAGAGGTGTTAGTTATCACTAGTAACTTTAGTAGTAATACTACGTTTGAAGATGATCCTGAAGTATCAGATAGTTGGGGCCCCTTAATCGACACTCCTGCTAAAGAAACAAACATATCGGCGGTCGGCGAAGGTAAATGA
- the mrdA gene encoding penicillin-binding protein 2: MALISLLSTQAVNRSLRPRFIVAMIATAIAFVVILLRLYTLQVIRGEELASKGERNFVQEVVIPHDRGIIYDRYGRIIVDNRPSFDLQVTPAFLGKRANAEATIARVVQLLRLEESESNNIKEQVFSIKAAERFLPIVVYRDLNAEQVEAIEAERSVFLLDGVDIVEAKRRTYHYGATAAHLLGYVNEIDPQSLEQERRQGNPKKYKLGDYIGRSGIERTYEDVLRGIDGYEKVVVDAKGRRQQDDFFEQFLGDFRRVEPTPGHNIYLTIDIELQQRAEAAFHGKAGAVVALDPRNGAIRAYVSLPSYDPNLIVSAMAKEEKNRIDNDPLKPWLNRPIQGQYAPGSTFKIVTALAALQHQVVSTKEHIFCPGHYRMGNHVWRCHKESGHGSVDINDALKVSCDVYFYTLGARLGINQLADMARHLGYGRCSGIDLPNEKPGLVPDEKYHDRVDAKTGGYQRGMVINTAIGQGSLLVTPLQQAIAYSAIANGGTIYKPQFVERIETADFRVNYRFLRQSATWRDPKENNGLFEGAPLNDAGMRSVEALQSLVHSQVAGNPPMLMQSFIPNVIEKLKVSKEDINAVNQGLVSVVESPSGTGYWHRSKVISMAGKTGTAQVVRLGANRLKAEDMDYFQRDHAWFVAYAPFENSELVVAVLNEHSGHGGSQSEPIAVAIIDAYFEIKAAAKSKPIATMSDSRP, translated from the coding sequence GTGGCATTAATCAGCCTACTATCAACTCAAGCGGTAAATCGTAGTCTTCGTCCTCGATTTATTGTGGCAATGATAGCAACGGCAATAGCGTTTGTTGTTATTCTATTACGTTTATACACACTTCAGGTAATACGCGGAGAAGAGTTAGCGAGTAAAGGTGAGCGAAATTTTGTACAAGAAGTAGTTATACCACATGACCGTGGAATAATTTACGACCGTTATGGTCGAATAATTGTTGACAATCGACCATCATTTGACTTGCAAGTAACACCAGCATTTTTAGGAAAGCGCGCTAATGCTGAAGCTACAATAGCAAGAGTTGTACAATTATTAAGACTTGAAGAATCTGAAAGTAATAATATTAAGGAACAGGTATTTAGTATAAAAGCGGCTGAGCGTTTTTTACCTATCGTGGTTTACCGCGATCTTAATGCAGAACAAGTTGAAGCGATTGAAGCTGAACGCTCAGTGTTTTTACTAGATGGTGTTGATATCGTAGAAGCAAAACGTCGCACTTATCATTATGGAGCAACAGCGGCACACTTACTTGGATATGTAAATGAGATAGACCCGCAATCACTGGAGCAAGAACGAAGACAAGGCAATCCCAAAAAATATAAGCTTGGTGATTATATTGGTCGCTCGGGGATTGAGCGTACTTATGAAGATGTTCTGCGTGGAATAGATGGCTATGAAAAAGTAGTTGTCGATGCTAAGGGTCGTCGTCAACAGGATGACTTTTTTGAACAATTTTTAGGTGACTTTCGACGTGTTGAACCTACACCTGGACATAACATTTATTTAACTATCGATATTGAGTTGCAGCAACGAGCTGAAGCTGCATTTCATGGAAAAGCTGGTGCAGTGGTAGCTCTTGATCCTCGTAATGGCGCCATAAGAGCCTATGTTTCACTACCTAGCTATGATCCCAATCTTATAGTTAGTGCGATGGCTAAAGAAGAAAAAAACCGTATTGATAATGATCCACTCAAACCATGGCTAAATCGTCCAATTCAAGGTCAATATGCTCCCGGATCAACATTTAAAATAGTTACGGCACTAGCAGCTTTGCAACATCAAGTAGTCAGTACTAAAGAGCATATTTTTTGTCCTGGGCACTATCGTATGGGGAATCATGTTTGGCGTTGCCACAAAGAGAGTGGTCATGGATCTGTAGATATTAATGATGCTCTTAAGGTTTCTTGTGATGTCTATTTTTATACTTTAGGAGCACGTTTAGGTATTAACCAATTGGCCGATATGGCACGCCACCTTGGGTACGGTAGATGCAGTGGTATTGACTTACCAAATGAAAAACCCGGTTTGGTGCCTGATGAAAAATATCATGATCGTGTTGATGCCAAAACTGGTGGTTATCAACGCGGAATGGTTATTAACACTGCAATTGGACAGGGGTCCTTATTAGTGACACCCTTGCAACAGGCTATAGCATATTCTGCAATAGCTAATGGCGGTACAATTTATAAGCCGCAGTTTGTCGAGCGTATTGAAACTGCGGATTTTCGTGTAAATTACCGCTTTTTACGGCAATCAGCTACTTGGCGAGATCCAAAAGAAAATAATGGATTATTTGAAGGTGCACCGTTGAATGATGCAGGTATGCGATCAGTTGAAGCTTTACAATCATTAGTGCACTCGCAAGTGGCTGGAAATCCACCTATGTTAATGCAGTCATTTATACCAAATGTAATTGAAAAGCTTAAAGTCTCTAAAGAAGATATCAATGCAGTGAATCAAGGGTTGGTTTCTGTAGTAGAGTCTCCAAGTGGCACGGGTTATTGGCATCGTTCAAAGGTTATTAGCATGGCAGGAAAAACTGGTACTGCGCAGGTTGTGCGTTTAGGTGCTAATCGTCTTAAGGCAGAAGATATGGATTATTTTCAACGTGACCATGCTTGGTTTGTTGCTTATGCTCCTTTCGAAAATTCTGAATTAGTGGTTGCAGTATTGAATGAGCATTCTGGACATGGTGGTTCGCAATCAGAGCCCATAGCCGTGGCCATTATAGATGCCTATTTTGAAATCAAAGCGGCTGCAAAATCAAAACCAATAGCAACTATGAGTGATAGCAGACCATGA